The Halobacterium hubeiense genome contains the following window.
AACCAACGGGCACGAGGCCGTCGACGCCGCGGTCGACGAGGCGTCGCGCGTGTGCTCGGAGTCGGTCGAAGTCGATGCTGCCGTCGGCCGTGAACGGCGTCGTCATCGCCGGGAAGACGCCGTTCACGAATGTTGTGTGGTCCATCTGGGTCTGGGTGTCGCGTCGTCGGTGTGCGGGCCGTGCGTCCGTCGGCGGCCCGGCACGGGAGTGCTACGCCCGCAGCGAGCCGTGCGTGTCGGCTGTGCTGCGTTTGCGTTTACCCGAGAAGGAGCCGGCACTCTCGTCGGCGTCGAACCGCGTCCCGAGAGCGCCACTCATACGCACAAGTGTGGGTATCGGGGAACAAAGAGTTGTCGCCGCACGCAAGGACTGCCGAGCGACGCATCGAGAGCTTTTTGCCGCGTCTGACCGCAGGTCCGTGTAGATGCTAGTCCTCGGGGACGCACACGCGAGCACGCCCGACCGGCGGCAGTCGCTGTTCGCCGCGTACCGCGCGGCTGACGCCGACGTCGCGCTCCAGGCCGGGGACATCATGTACTACGACCTCCCGATTCCCACCTACTTCATCGGCGGCAACAACGAGGACTTCGACGTCGTCGAGGCGCTGCGTCACGGCCGCATCGAGAGCGACGACGTCTCGAACGCCTACCTCCTCCACAGCACCGCCGAGACCGTCGCCGGCCTGCGCGTCGCCGGCCTCTCCGGGAACTACGCGCCCACGCAGTTCGAGAAGTCCCGCGAGCAGCTCTACGACGACCGCCGCCGCCACTTCGTCCGCGAGGACGTCGAACGGGCCAAGCGGCTCGACGACGTGGACGTCTTCCTCGCCCACGAAGCCCCCCACGGCCTCCCGGTCACCGAGGACTACGAGGTCGGCTGCGAGCACATCGACGATATCCTCGACGCGCTCGAACCGGAGCTCTGTCTGGTCGGCCACCACCACGAGCACGCCGAGAGCGAGTTCGGTCCGACGCGCGTGGTCTCGCTCGCCCCCGCGTGGGAGTCGTACTACGAACTGGACCCCGACTCGCTGTCGCTGACGCGCCACGAGACGCCGCCCGCCTGACCGGCCGGTCGCGTACCTTCTTTACGGCGGCGGCGCGTACGGCGCGTATGGCTCCAATCCAACCGGGGCAGCGGGTCGCCGTGCTGGCCGACTCGCAGAACCTCTATCACTCCGCGCAGAGCGTCTACTCTCGGAACATCGACTACTCCTCGCTGCTCGAGAAGGCCGTGCAGGGACGGGAACTCACGCGCGCCATCGCGTACGTCATCCGCGCGCAGGCTGAAGACGAGGACAGCTTCTTCGACGCGCTCCGGGACATCGGCTTCGAGACGAAGATCAAGGACATCAAGACGTTCGGCGACGGCTCCAAGAAGGCCGACTGGGACGTCGGCATGAGCCTCGACGCGGTGACGCTCGCCGACCACGTCGACACCGTCGTGCTCTGCACGGGCGACGGCGACTTCTCGCGGCTCTGCAACCACCTCCGCCACGAGGGCGTGCGCGTGGAAGTGATGGCCTTCGGGGAGTCTACGGCCGAGGAACTCATCGAGGTCGCGGACGCGTTCGTCGACCTCAGCGAGCGAGAAGAGACGTTCCTGCTCTAGACCATCCGGCCGTCGGTGCCGGTCGAACCCATCAGCAGCGACCCGGCCGCCAGCAGCGTCGTCGCGACGCCCGCCACGGCGAGC
Protein-coding sequences here:
- a CDS encoding metallophosphoesterase family protein is translated as MLVLGDAHASTPDRRQSLFAAYRAADADVALQAGDIMYYDLPIPTYFIGGNNEDFDVVEALRHGRIESDDVSNAYLLHSTAETVAGLRVAGLSGNYAPTQFEKSREQLYDDRRRHFVREDVERAKRLDDVDVFLAHEAPHGLPVTEDYEVGCEHIDDILDALEPELCLVGHHHEHAESEFGPTRVVSLAPAWESYYELDPDSLSLTRHETPPA
- a CDS encoding LabA-like NYN domain-containing protein, with amino-acid sequence MAPIQPGQRVAVLADSQNLYHSAQSVYSRNIDYSSLLEKAVQGRELTRAIAYVIRAQAEDEDSFFDALRDIGFETKIKDIKTFGDGSKKADWDVGMSLDAVTLADHVDTVVLCTGDGDFSRLCNHLRHEGVRVEVMAFGESTAEELIEVADAFVDLSEREETFLL